Proteins encoded together in one Nostoc sp. PCC 7524 window:
- a CDS encoding HypC/HybG/HupF family hydrogenase formation chaperone, which produces MCLGIPGQIVEITDTNQKLAIVNVGGVKRQVNIACIVDEQHSPESCVGDWVLVHVGFAMNRINEQEAAETLKLLEEIALIQAEISN; this is translated from the coding sequence ATGTGTTTAGGAATCCCCGGACAAATAGTAGAAATCACCGACACTAACCAAAAATTAGCCATAGTAAACGTTGGTGGAGTAAAACGCCAAGTAAACATAGCCTGCATAGTTGACGAACAACATTCCCCCGAATCATGCGTAGGAGATTGGGTATTAGTTCACGTCGGCTTCGCCATGAACAGAATCAACGAACAAGAAGCAGCTGAGACACTGAAACTATTAGAAGAAATCGCGTTAATTCAAGCAGAAATTAGTAATTAA